The Amblyraja radiata isolate CabotCenter1 chromosome 29, sAmbRad1.1.pri, whole genome shotgun sequence genomic interval TGTCAGATAACAATCTCCTCTCCTTTTGGCCAGGGGGGTTACTGTTAAGTTATTTACTGGCACAATGCTGCCATCTTCAGCACCGCGTGAAATTTGATGTTTTATGGACAATCATAGGATTACTGTTTTGCAGCTCCTGGTGATCCAGGTTCAGTTCtggtcttgggtgctgtctaagtGGAGTATGCACATTCACCCATTCCCTCCCATGATGTGCCGATTGGTAAATTAATCacattgtaaattggcccgagtgtgtaggtgagtggtagaatctgggggattCTGGGGGATTGGAATGGGAGAGTTATAAAGTGAGATTAGTAAATgggtcagcacagacatggtggctgaagggcctattccaggACTGTATCACTTGATGACTCTATAACAATTAGCAGTTCCTCTGAGCAGTTTACTGTGTGGGTTCAACAATAAATGGTGTTCATTCCTGCAGCAGCATGGCTTTGGAGTATTGCAGGAAGAATGTAAAGCCTGTTGATGTCAATTGCACCTTCTGTTGGTCACTCACAACCCAACTGTGTTCTGTGGCTGCTCGATTCAAAGGGGGCTTCCATGAGCAAGTTCAAGCCCAGCATTGGGAATCTAACACGGGTAGGTTCCCTTTGTTATTTATTAACTGGCTCATCAACATCCACACTACGGTACCAATCCCTTGCCCCTCTCCCCAAACATCAGACCCACCTCCTCTGCTGTGCTCACCCCTCATTAACCCAACATGAGGTTCCAACCACAAGCAAACTGACGCCCCTCTTACTGCCTTTCACCATTCCGCCCAGACTCAACGTCACCCCTCAACCGCAGTCATAGGTCGCATTACTACCCATCGCTTGAATCTGAGACTCACCAACTTCTTTTCTGTCCAGGGCCCTCTCCAACCAGGTCTCTCTCTTTGGCCCGCATCAGTCCCCATAACTCCCTCCCACTCCACACCACAAACAACCCCCAATTTACCCAACATCCTGTGTGCAAAGAAGGGCCCTCCCTTCATCTGGACTCGGTTCAGCCTCGGGTTTCGAACACGACTGAATTTTCTCATGTCCAAGCAAAACAGTCATGGACAAATTTGCAGCAGGCAATTAAGAAGACATCTCTCAGGGCCTGAGGAAATTCTAGGCATATCAATGTTCTTCACCTTCCCAATGCCTAAATACTTATTAATTGAAGCATGCATTCCAATAtttgtgggcagcacggtggcgcagcagtagagttgctgccttacagcgcttgcagcgactcccgattatgggtgctttctgtacggagtttgtaccttctccccgtgaacacacaggttttctccaagatcttcagtttcctcccacactccaaagacgtacaggtatgtaggttaattggcttggtgaaggtataaattgtccctagtgtctgtaggatagtATTATCGTGCGGGGATCGATagtcggcctgtttccgcgcagtatctctaaaactaaaaactaaaactaaaatcctACTCCCCTAATATATGTCCAACTTGCATCTTTGTAATAAATTCTTCAAAAGACCACATACTATGACCAGCTCTCCCGATGGTCCCGAGTAACCAAATGGGAGTTGATGATCACGTGAAGGAGAAGTTGTAGGGCTACAGGGATAAGGAGTGGGAAAGATGGGTCCAGGAGTGCCGACATAATGCACTGACTGGCCACCTCCTGTGTCATAATAAGAGAGCAAGTCTAGTGGAATCAGATTGTGCAATAAAGAGGAGGAAAAGGAGTTTAGCACAACGTGAGCTAAATCTTCTGTTATTCTTTAACTACACACTGCTGGTTGCATTAGGTCAGTAAATCCCATCACTTTACACACACTTATCACTGATTGTTCATGGCATCACGCTGCACAAATAGGAGAACCACCATGTGTGATTCTTTTTACATTTGCTAACAGTCCTGCGAGATTCGCCTTTGAAGTTAAATGCAATCAGAGCAAAGTGCTCTCACACAAATCACCAATCCAACAATTTAAAGGAAGCTCATTATCACCATGGAGTAACACAAGTGATTTTTCTCtctatttaaggtagacaaaaatgctggagaaactcagcaggtgaggaagcatctatggagagaaggaataggcgacgttttgggtcacctCAGCAGCAGAAAGAATTGAGATATCGTCTCTGATATCATTCATCTCACATCGTATTTGGAAATTAAGATTAAAGGCTGTTTCCATGGGACAGGTCAAATCAGAGCAGCTGTGGACAGCTTCATAGCAGTCAAAGAACACTCATGCCAAGGAAATCCTAGGCACACCATGTCCTTCACCTTCCTGCAGCTTAAATCCgtattaattatttttattacaatAATATCATTACTagatattatttttaaatattgtatGAAAAATTTATAATTGCGTGGATATATAGAGACCATAAAACAGATgattagaattaggcctttcggcccatggagtctgcCCCGCCATTTAAACATGTCTGAGCAATTTTTCACCCTCAACCCCATTATCTTGTCTTCTCCACATAATCTTTgatacccctactaatcaagaacctacccatctccgctttaaaaatacccaacgacttgcctccacagccatctatggcaatgaattccacagattcaccactctctgactaaagaaattcctcctcatttcctttttaaaggtacatccatttattctgaggctgtgccctctgatcataGATTGTCCCACTActcgaaacatcctctctacactcACTATCTAGGCCTATTTGTGCATTAATGTATACATTATGAACATTATTTAACGTTGGTAAGGAAAGTCATCCCAGCTTGACTATGAGGTGAAAGTCCTCTCTGCCATTTGAAGGCCAGTCCTCATTCTCAGAAACACAAACATTGTTGGGCACCTTAAAGAGGAAAGAAAGTTACCTTTGCAGTGTAAGGATAGGATTGCTCTGAACTGATGCCTTTTTCTTTGATAAATAGAAGGGATTGCACTTTGTATCCACCTTTGCAGCCATGGTTTCCCACCTCTCTGCTGCAGTCCATCAGGTACTGCTCACTGAGGGAAATGAGCTTTCCAGTTTTCTTAAACACCTGCCCCTCGAGAACACCGGTTGTACTGAAAGCCCAGCAGGAGCCACATTGTCCCTGTAAAATAAAGAATCACTTTGGGATAAAGATGCTTGCGATGCTTTGAAACCTTTGTCGAAGTCCAACAACTGGAGCTCAGGGTATCATGGAGTTAAAAACACAGAGGAGACTTTGACTTGATCAGTAGGGGCATAGTATCAACTGCCAACTGCTTCATCTCATATGGTCTTCTTTCTCACCCACTCTCAACAATGATGAATATAACCATAGGGTTACTATCTTTCAGTCAAACAGTCTCCAATGCTCAATGGAAAACCATGCATTCATCACTCATGTTCTTGCTGACCTATGTCATACACATACGGGGAATGCCTCCATTTTAAGACCGCCTTCCTTGCCTTTCCTCCCAGCCCCTGAGTGACTTCTCTAGTCCGATAACTCTGAGAGGAGTTTCCGGTTCCGATTGTTGGCCATCCTAATTTTAATCGTGCCACCAGGACAGTGCAGTGGCAGAGATtgtagagctactgcttcacagctcctaacaacccaggttcaatcctggcctcctgtgctgcctgtgtggagtttgcacgttctccctgtgaccaggtgggtttcctccaggtgctccaatttcctcccacatcccaaagagctgAAGGTTTCTTCATTGTCActgaaaattgtccccagcataACTCTTTAGGGATGTTgatgagaatatggggagaataaaaaagaATTAGTGAAGTTGTTACTTAAAACTGCTTAATCACATTAGTGAATAATTAAAAcgttaaaaaataaatcaaattgaTTATGATAAAACGGGCCATGTTCCTAGTCACCGACTGAAATCCTTGCTGAAATGTTAAATGTTTCAGATCCCGTGCAGTCTGACCCTTGCAGATTTTGAAAGGCCATTTCCTAAAACATGCTGAGGATTCTGCCCCCAAAAACTGTCAGCAAGCCTGATTATGGGTGCACTTCATTCCAAGAATTGTTCCTCCTTGGTTGCCAGTTCATCCTGAGGAACCATCGGTAACAACAGCAACATTGGGCTCAGTAAACCCTGCTATGGTTCACAGTGAACTTTACTCCAGAAGTGGTTTGTTCCACTGCATTAAAAATGCAATTTATTTGCAAGTCACTGTTATGCATTGAAAATGATGTCTGACTACCTAAAATGTCTCGATAAACTTGAATGGAAAACATTTTGCAATGTGTAATGGTTAGGTTTGCGACAAAGTCTTTCACCAACAATTCTTCAAACTTTCACACCTTAATAATCAATGGAGTCCATCATCCCTTCTTACCTGATCCTTCACATGAGTAACATAGCCTTTAGGACGCCAGTCAACAAAGGATGGAAGTTCAGTGTTGGCCTGAGCTGTAAACCCTTTATAAGTCGAGTTCCCCGTTTCTTTTTTGTTGAATTTATTAAGAAGTTGTGCAAACTCCTTCATGGTCTAGAAGATGAATAAACCAGAGACCTtattaaatctattattaatatctgcaGAGATAGATTCAAATTGTATTACAAGTGAATTTTCATAAAGACTGCATTCTGGCAAAGATAATCAGGGTTTATATGAACTAGAAACCTTCGATGAACAAGGGGATTCACTCTCCGCTAAGGTCCAGATCTGCGGCTTTCAAGAAGGAGGACAAGAAGGTGAAATATGATCTTTATAATTAGCTATCAAAGAGCAAGTTAGACCTCTCCCTTCCGCAGAAAGGAAGCCTATGATGCAAATTACAGATTTTGAAATTATGAAATACAGAGAATGATTCCACTAATGGGCATTCAAATCAATGATGCAAGCTAGGAACTCATATACCCAGGGAAGAATTTGATCATGGACTTATTTACCAGGTTAGTATGTGGAATATTCTGCTGCTTAGTGTCAGTGGGTAAACACAGATCTCTTTAAGAGATCATTTTGAGCAGGAAGGGTATAGAAGAAGTGTCAGTTAAGACTAGAGAAAGAAGGGTGGAAGGATCCTCAAATGGATCATGAATGCTGACACAgaccagatgggccaaatggtccatTATCTCCTGCTAATTCTGCTTCAGGTGGCTCTGTACATACCATGTCTCCAAACTGATTCATTCCTACGGTAAATGTATGTTTTCCAATTGAATGCTCTAGGTTATGTTTCGTAACGAATTCCATGCTTTTCTCCCAAATCTTTCTTCTATCATTTTCATCATTCTGAAACATAAAACAACAAAGTTAAATTCTAATTCATTTTATCAATTAGGTTCATTTTAAGctttattttagagataaaaGGTACTGAAGCAAAACTGTTCTTTGGCCACATCACAATCTACAAACAAATTATATTGTAACATTTCTTAAATCAAAATTCATATTTGGATTTCTAGTGAATGGAAAAATAACCTTAAAATATCCTCCTCCATTGAGATACATATGTGTGTGGAGCTACGACATTGCAACAGTTTTAAACCATGCTCTTCAGTGCAGCTGAGATTCTCATGGAGATTGGTAGGGAAATACTTCAGCTGGACAACAGAGTATTCTGCCATTAGATCAGGCAATCATTACTTACCTCTGACTAACTAAGAACACGTTGGCCAATTATAACATCTCCATAACATTAATGTTTAGGTATATTTACATATGTATCGAGTTGTACGGAGACGCTTTTGTTTGCACGCTTTGCAATcaaatgcataaatacaatctgcataaatacaatcaaggcaaACACAAGTTAATTTAAAGTAACAACATATGTTCACCAAGGAACCAAGATATAATAGTTGGGCAATTCAGGGAGGGGCAGTGAAATTCTACAACTAGATCATTAAAAAGGAGGATGTATTCATGGGTTTAATGTtaaataaatccacagggcctaaTGAGATGAATACCATTCTAATATGGTACGTTTAGTATGTTTACAGACGAGATGAAGATTACTGGGGTTGACAGTGAGAGTGGTAGTCTTAGATGGTGCTGATCAGTAGATAAATTGGGCCGGGTAATGTAAGATGGAATTGAATTCTGAAGagagtgaggtgatgcactttggaaGAACTAATAAGGCTCAAACATACACAATGCATGAGGAAGTATTGAGGGACAGACGGATCTCGGTGTACAAGTTCAAAGATTCTTGAAAATGGCAGCACAGTTTGATATGGTGGTCAAGAAAGCATATGGGTCCTTGCTTTCATTAGCTGGGCATAGGTTTTAAAAACAGGGATGTTGCAAtacatttataaaacattggttaggtACAATTGCAATATTGTGTGCAGATCCAGTTTCTACGCAATAAAGGATGATATTGCATTGGAAAGGTGCATGTTGCCCGAGATGGAGCATTTTAATTATGAAAGATAAGGATTGTGTTCGTTTTTCTTGGAACAGAGGTAGCTGGGGCAGTTTTGACTGGGATATACAATTAAGAGGAGCAGAGAAAGGGTTGAAGATAGGAAACTTTGTCCAAATAGCAGAGGTGAAGAAAGccagagaacataagtttaaagtgaggaataagaggttgagaggggatctgaggaaaatattttttacacaaatggtggttggaatctggaacataCTGTCCGTGTGAGTGATAGAGCTAGAGAGTCTTGCATCATTTATGAAGTCAGAATAGCGGTGGCTACCAAAAGTATCAGAAGTCACCTTAGGTTCCTTTACTGCCTTATTCTACCATATTTTGAACTATATTTCCTTTCCATGACTGACATTGGGAATAAAGTAAAACAAGCAGTTAGTTCAGCACTGATAATAAACATGCTCTGATGAGCAACCAAAGCAAAGAAGCAGCAGATTATCAGCAAACTAAACTCATTGTGGTGTTTCTGAGTCAAGAGCTTGGTCAGTAAAAGGACAACATCTTACCTCCTCATATTGCTTCTGATGGAATGATTTCCAGCTCTTCCAACCTTCATCTAATGATGAGTCAAATATAGAGTTGGAGACCTCTGCCCAAACAGAGACCATCACACAGGCCAACAGCAGAAGTAACTTCATGATGCTCAAACTGGTAGAAGAAAACCATTGGTGTGACGTTTACAGGGATGAAGTTCATAGATTACTCTGGAAAATTTATTTCAGAAGCATGAATTGGAATAATTGGATTAGCATGGATTATTTTATCACAACAAAATATTTTAATTGCCAAATGGGAGAAGCCTTCATCTTCTTGGACACAACCTCCACCCTTTTCAAAATTTAGaaattagagatgcagcatggaaacaagccctctgcccactaagtccacgcctCACCAACAATCacacgtacattagttctatcctatgcactagggacaatttgcagaagctaattgacctacaaacctgcacatctttggaatgtgggaggaaactggaacacccagaggaaagccatgcggtcatagggagaatgtacaaattccgtaccgacagcagccgcagtcaggatcaaacccgggtctcgtgACCTGtaaagcaactctgccactgtgctaccccacTTTCTCTCAACCTTTCTAGCCATCTTCTTAGTGAACCTTGCTGAGGAGGCATAGATAATCCCATTGAATTCCTCAGAAACAAACACAGAAAATgattgtcacccccccccccccccacccacccactcacccaacaggtcaggcagcatctgtagaaagagcaGTCTATGGGACCTTCAATCTGATCCGGAAGAGAGAATTAAACAAGATCTTCTCTTTTCCCCATTCAGAACGGTCTTGGGTCCGAAATATTAACTGTGATTTTTCCACAGAGGCCGCCTACCATGCTTAATATTTGTAGCACGTTCTGTTCTTGTATCAGAATTCTactatctgcagttttttgatttTGAATTCTGTACCAGTGTTAAAGTGAATGTGATTTTAACATCTGGGTAAAAGAGAACAGCTTGTAATTTGCTTGCAAAAATAGAAGTACTAATTCTTAAAGAATCAGAAAGAAAATGTGGGATAGCGAGCTTACCTTCTAGTTTTTCAGACTTTGAGCTGTCGTTTCTTTAGCTGTGAATGTACCCGAGAGAGTCTAAACTGTATATATACACTCTTCCCCATCCTTCCCTTGCCAGTGATGCTGTTCTAACAAAACTGATTGGAAAGTTAAGGAGTCACTGATCTGATGAGTAACATTAGCTTCCACATGTTATGGAAGAACatattctgcagatgctgctgaatagacaggttttttttccccttctagAGGGCAATTACTACACTTCAAAAAGTAGCACCAAGAATCGTGCAATAGGTCCTTTAAGATGCTATATAAATATAGGAATCCCAGTCTTTAACCAAGCTTTTCATTGGTATATAACCATTAAAATCCTGTATGTGAGCAATTTAAATATTGTACTCGGGATGTTTTTCCTCTCTATTGTTTAAAATGCTGATTGGCGCTGGAATCCCTATCCCCAGTGAAAGCAGACTTGGAATTCGCTTGTGACATTTGAGGCTTCCCACTGAATCTTGTTGCCACCAGATACTACAGTGATCCAGAGCACTCCATGTCCTCATCATCTCATCGTTGCAAGCTTTCCATGGCATTCACAAATGTACGAGCAAGTTGTCCAAGAGTGGAGATTTTAACCTGGGAGGAATGAAATtcgggcaactcattccatatacccaccacctgtgTGAGAACATTTTGACCCTTTAAAATTTCCCCtctatcttaaacctatgcccacctGACTTAGTGTCCTCTGCCCTGACACACCActccagtcacaggcctccagtccacaaaacaaccttccactactACCCTCTGTTTCCTATCATTAAGCTAATTCTGTATACCCAAAGCAATCCCCGTCTTTCCAAACGCATGTTTATCTTATCTCTCAGATATCTCTCAGATatgttaggcttactggtctaACGTTCTCAAGCTTTTCTTTGCACCCCTtcataaatagaggcacaacattagctaccctctggtTTTCCTGCACCTCACCCATATTTACTGATAATTATACATCTCAGCCAAGATGCCTGCAATTTCATCTCTAGCTTCTCACAGTGTCCTTGAAACTACCTGATCAGGCCcaagagatttatctacctttataTGTTTTGGGACATTTATTATCTCCTCAACTGTAATACAGACTGTTCTCAGTATCGTCATTAACTTTCTCAATTTTAATCTACAAGTTATTTGCCGCAGTTTGAAAAAAACAGAAATAttcattcttggttcttggtcctccaaaatattccaaattaactggaggtggtggagagtggacttaagcaaaaaaggattcttggagaagaagagctaccttaaatttacttGCGTTTGGCTGAGTAACTATGGTAGAGTGAAgaatattccatgctttaattgtacgggggaagaatgaattgctgtacacatctgtcttgatagctggtatctcaaattggaacgaatgccctcatctgctcctaataggtttgggtttggtgtaggtttggtaacctatgtcgagctgaccaggaCTTTGCCCAACTCCTGGAGATCCacacagagatagatagttttCTGATGGTTTTCTCTTTCAAGTTGAAGTGAGGAAATGTAAACCTATATTAAAGGACTCCTTACAAGAGTTAATTATTAGGGAGAACTCAAAGTGCAAACTGATGCCTCGCTATAACTGTAGCAAGTCGCACCCAACAGCTTTGATCTGGATGGATCAGGCAGGCTGCCCAGAATCACAGTCCAATGTCCCTGACACACACAGCCACCAGGGCCTGATGAAGAGTGCTGATCCCATTGACACTGCACTCCCTCGAGGCCTACAATAAGGTCAAAAGACACAATGCTGCAGCTGGCTCAGTGCAGGGGTCCTCGGCAGAGCAGACCTTAACAGAATGCAACGCCTGGGCTGTACCTTTGCCTACTCTCAATGTTGCCATGAATTAAAAACGTTGTTTGAAGTCTCTTACACTATGAGATGTGTAAAACCTACTAAAATCGAAGTCAATATTTTTTAAGTAGGGTCTAGTCAATGAACGTAATGACAGATTCACCCCCAATCCCAGATCTGTCAATGACTCTCTGACTAACACTGCATGCACACAAGCCTGTGAATTCCTTCAATTCAAATGGCTGAACCCTATCTATTCCTACTTATTGAAACCACCAGCAATAGTCGGCACAAGGTATTACCTTTACTGTTAATACCTTTACATGCTAATCTCAAAAGAAATAGGCATCTGATAAAAATCCAAATGGTGGATAAAATTCTACAAGAAAAGGAGCCTGCCATATGTACTCCAATTGCTCGGGGTACACGGCTCAGGTTTTCAATACAAttttaataataattattatcatCTAAAATAGTCTGTGAAGCCAGTGCGATACGGAATGGCCACAAAACTGAAATCCAGCCAGCAATAGCCAGCTTCCAAAATCATTAGTAAAAACTCTGAGCCTTCATTAACGATGATGCAGTGATGCTGAGTTCAGTGTTTTCTGACATTCAAAGCTCCATTACAACTGGTCCGTGCCTTTCAGGGTGACTTCTTTTCTCCACCACAGCTGAACAAGTGAGTGTTTGTCAGCGCTCAGATATCCTGTTGGAGTCCTTCATCAT includes:
- the LOC116989363 gene encoding cathepsin L1-like, producing MVSVWAEVSNSIFDSSLDEGWKSWKSFHQKQYEENDENDRRKIWEKSMEFVTKHNLEHSIGKHTFTVGMNQFGDMTMKEFAQLLNKFNKKETGNSTYKGFTAQANTELPSFVDWRPKGYVTHVKDQGQCGSCWAFSTTGVLEGQVFKKTGKLISLSEQYLMDCSREVGNHGCKGGYKVQSLLFIKEKGISSEQSYPYTAKDGECKVNRNDNVATCKGVRIIQKNSETDLATAVATVGPISVSIDAEHRSFMLYKSGIFYEPRCSSDQLDHEVLAVGYGTENQKPYWIVKNSWGTSWGMEGYVHMSKDMDNNCGIATDAIYPEV